The segment GCTGAAGCTTGGCGGTGTAGAGCTGAAAGGCATGGCACTGGCGACTATCGTCGGTATGGTCCTCGCCCTGCTCTTCAAGCTGATCGAGGTTCTGGGCCTGTCCAATGAACAGGAAGCTGACAAATCGGCACATTAAATAACTCACATCTGTTATTATCCACCCAGCGCATCAACAAAAAGCGGACTGCTGTCTTCATTCGACAGCAGTCCGCTTTATATTTCCCGGGAAAAGTTGCCGGGCACGACGATTAATCCTCGTAAGTCAACAAAGTAACCACTTCAATATCCGACAGCTTGTCCCGTCCGGCCAGAGCCGTCAGCTCGATCAGGAATGCAGCGCCGACCACCTGACCTCCAAGCTGCTCCACCAGGTTGACAGAAGTAGCAATCGTCCCTCCGGTAGCCAGCAGATCATCAGCAATCAGCACCTTCTGGCCTGGCTTGATCGCATCGGTATGCACAGCGAGGGTATCCTTGCCGTATTCCAGATCATAGCCCACTTCGATTGTCTCATAAGGAAGCTTGCCGCTTTTGCGGATCGGCACGAAGCCTACACCCAGCGCGTAAGCCAGCGGTGCGCCCACTACAAAGCCGCGCGCCTCCGGTCCGGCAATGACATCGATCTCCAGGTGGGCCACGAGAGCTTTAAGCTCATCGATGGCTGCACGGTACGCAGCGCCGTCCTTCAGCAGTGTAGTAATATCTTTGAAGCTGATTCCAGCCTGGGGGAAATCCGGAATTACGCGAATATTGTTTTTGAAATCCAACATCATCATCTCCTAAAAGTAAGCGGGGATCATCCCCGCTGAAGTTACTCGAACCAAATGACCGTGACAGCATATCTAGCTGTTATGAGGCCCCTAAACGCCGTGACAGCATGAATTCCTGCAATTCACTGCGGCTGCCTTCCATGAAATACTGCTCCATCTCCGCCGTCTTGCCCAGTCTGACGAAATGCTCTGATGTGCTCAGACTCTTGGCGGCAGGCTGCGGGACAAAGGTGATTGTGCCGCCGCTGCGCTCAATGAAGTCAAGCTCAGCGAACACATCCAGCATTCTGCTCACCATACGCATACCAAGCGCCGACTGGCGGCTGAGCCGCAGCAGCACTTCATGCTCAGGAGTTGGAGCTGCAGCGATTGCAGCAATCCATTGATATAACGATTTGAAATGATCACGGGTAGGAACCTGCAGCCGGTCACGCCCGTCACGGATGGAATGCAGCAAGGCAATGTTCTCCGCCCCCGGAAAAGCAGTAAACAGTGCTTCCAGCTGCTCCGGGGACTCCGGCATATCCAGCACACAGAGCAGTGACAGTCCCTCTTCGTCACGCGTGCCCTCCGGCTGATGTACAGCAGTGATCCCGGCTGCCTCATCGTATACCCAGAGGGACATGCCCTTCAGATCACGCAGCGGCGTTGTCCGGCTGTTCTGGAAGACCGCTGCACTCCGGTCCGGACTGCTTCCGCTATAGGTGCGGAGCAGCTCCTGAAGATGCGCCGCCTGCTTGACGGCATCGGCCGCGCCGCGCAGATCGAACAGCTGCGCCTTCGGTACCGCAAGATCCTGCAGCATCAGCTGAGGCTTGCGCGAGCCGTTCCATTCATTGACGGACAGCTCTGCCAGAACATCCACGGCTGTACCGTCCGGAAGCAGCTCAGCCAGCGGCCCCTTGCCGAACGCTACAGCTTCAATTGTCAGCTTGTCCTGCTGGAGCACAAGCTTAAGGTGCTTGCCCTCCTGGCCCATCTTCCGCGTCTCCTTCACAACTGCTCCGCGTAGAATGAATCTCGGCAGCGGATTGGCCATGCCGAACGGCGCAAGCCGCTCCAGCTCAAGCGCAGCCTGGAGGGTCAGATCCGCAATGGATACTTCACCATCCGCAGCTGTAACAGCTACGAAGTCCTCCGGTGTCAGAACAGACGCAGCATAGCTATTCAGCGCCGCATCGAAGGCTTCCAGCTTGTCCTGCGGCACACTCATCCCTGCAGCGGCCGGATGTCCTCCGAAGTGGTCCATCAGCCCGGCACATGAGGATAAGGCAGCATAGATATCGAGGCCCGGGATGGAGCGGGCAGAGCCCTTGCACATCCCGGTCTCCGGATGAATGTCCAGAATAATGACCGGACGGTAATACCGCTCCAGCAGCTTGGAGGCCACAATGCCGACTACACCGACATTCCAGCCCTGGTCCGCCAGCACAATAATATCCGGCAGTCCGCTCCGGCTGATTCTCTCCTCCAGCTTGACTGTGGCTTCGGTGACAATTCGCTCGACAACCAGTTGGCGCTCCTTGTTCAGCAGATCCAGCTCTCCGGCAAAATGCTCAGCTTCTGCCGCATCTTCCGTGGTCAGCAGTGTAACCGCCCGGCCAGCATGATCCAGTCTTCCGCTGGCATTAATACGCGGCGCCATACCGAAGGCGATATTGACCGCACTGACGGTGTTCATCGCAATACCGCCTACCGCGAGCAGCGCACGGATGCCCGGGAACGACGAATTCCGCATGCTGCTGAGACCTCTGCGCACCAGACTGCGGTTCTCGCCCAGCAGCGGCATCAGGTCAGCTACGGTACCGATAGCGGCAATCTCACACCATTCCTCCGGCACTTCGCTGCCAAGGAGCGCCTCAGCCAGCTTGTAAGCCACACCCACTCCGGCCAGACCCTTGAACGGATACGGGCAGTCCGGCAGCTTCGGGTTAATCAGGGCATACGCCTCGGGCAGCAGCTCCGGCGGCTCATGATGATCCGTGACAATAACATCAATGCCCAGCTCCGAGGCATAGGCAATCTGATGATAGGCACTGATACCAGTATCAACCGTAATGACGAGAGATACACCCTGCTGGACCGCCCAGTCCAGCGCATGATTATGCAGTCCATAGCCTTCATTGGAGCGATGGGGAATATAAATGTCAAAAGAGGCCCCAAGATGACGCAGAAGGTAGATCATCAGCGCAGTGCTGGAAACCCCGTCTGCATCATAATCACCATACACCAGAATATGCTCTTCCTCTTGCAGTGCCTTCTGTATCCGCGGCACCGCTTCAGCCATTCCTTTGAGCAGGAATGGATCATGTCTATCTTCCGCTCCTGAATCCATGAATACCCGTGCCTTGTCGGCGGTATCCAACCCTCTTTGCACTAGCAGTGAAGAAAGGAGCGGAGAAATAGAAAGGCTCCGGGCCAGTTCCGAAATACGCTCGGAATCGGCTGCCGGAGATTGCCAGCTTGTTTTTGAATGAAGCAATACAGTTCACCTTTCTCTCACCTTGCAGACTACTGAAGCAGCGTGGGAATATCGTTGTCCGCGAGCTCGTGATTGCTTTTATAAGGATAACCCGGATCATACGGCACAACATCCATATGAACCTCGCCTACATGAACGAACCGGTGCTGCAGCAGCTTGCGGGCACATTCTGAAATATCCTGGGCCTCCATCACGCTGATCCGCGGATTCACACTAATCTTCACATGCAGATTCACATAACTGCCTTCCTCCAGCGCCCGGAGCTGCTCCACCCGGATGACTCCATGCACCCGCTGAACCGTCTCAATGAAGCTGGCTGCTTCCTCGGAAGGAAGCTCCTGAATCTTTTTGCTGTACACTGAGGAAGTAATTAATGAATAGCCTTTGCGCAGAATCAGACAGCCGGTCAGCAGGGCTGCGATGGGGTCCATATACAGCAGAGGATGCCAATCCAGGTATCCTCCAGTCATGGCCAGGGCAATCCCGATAAATACAGTTATAGAGGTGTACAGGCTGAACCTGTGGCTATCAGCATAAGCCGCGTGACTGCCGTCGCCCTTTTTTTTGAAATAACGGTACTGGTATTGAAACACCGCCTCTTTGAACACAATGCACAGCAGGACAGCGGCAAGCGCTGACTGCCCCGGTGCAGACAGATGTCCCCGGGTCAAATCACGTATCGCCGAGAAGGCAACCTGCAGCCCGCCCATAATAATCAGCACAGAGAACAGAATAGCCGCCATCGGCTCCTTGCTTCCTTGCGCAGCCCGGCCGCGTTCCGCTGAGCCTTCTGCCTTGTGACTCTGCTTCAGGTTCCACGGAATCACCCCCGCCAGTCTGGCAGCGGCATCTGCTCCGGAATAGATTGCATCCCCCAACAATGCCTTGCTGCCTGACAGATAACCGATACTTCCCTTCGCTAGAGCGAGTAGAACATCACTAAGGATTCCGGTCCAGGCAACGGTTTGTTTCCGGGGTAATGGTTTGTCATTCATAACGAGGCCCTCCTTACCACTAGCAGGTAAACTCATGATGATGAAATCAAGCAAGACGCCCTGACCCGGAGATTCCGAAAAGCCGCGTCGCTACAGACGCGGCTTACAGAACAACCGGGTGCTAGGCTTTGGCCGGGGTCTTCGCCGCAGGCTTCTGGTTCTTTTTCAGGAGCAGCCAGAGCGGACTTGCGATGAAGATCGATGAATACGCTCCGAAGAGCAGACCGATAACCATAGCAAGCGAGAACATACGGATCGACTCCCCGCCCATAATCAGCAGGAAGAATGCGGCAATAAATACAGTGAAGGCTGTATAAAGAGAACGCATGAGTGTCTGCATTACACTTTTGTTAACCAGGTGCTTCAGATCCTCATACGACTTCTGCTTGCCGAAGCGCAGATTCTCGCGGATCCGGTCAAAGATAACGATGGTATCGTTAATTGAGTAACCGATAATGGTCAGCACCGCGACAATGAAGGTGATGTCTACCTCCAGACGGAAGATCGAGAAGACCGCCACTACCATGAATGCGTCATGAAGCAGCGCCACAATGGAAGCCAGCGCAAAACGCCATTCAAAACGGATACTTACATAGATGATAATCCCGATACTGGATAGCAGCACGGAATAGATCGCATTGCGGGCCAGTTCCTTGGCCATCTCAGTATCTACGGTATTGATTTCAAAAGACGCCTTGTCATCAATCTTGTTGATTGACTGCTTGAGGGTCTCACTTTGTGCATCACTCAGCTCTTGATCATAGCGGATGTTGACCCGCTTGTCGCCGATGGTAACGGTTGGTTCATGCTCGATGCCCGCACCCTTTAGAGCCGGCTGCAGCTCAGCCAGCGTGACACTCTTGGAGAGCGCTACGTCCACATTGGACCCGGCCTTGAAGTCAACGCTGTAGTTCAGGCCGAAGGTTGCCAGAAAGACGAGCCCCGCCACAGTAAGGGCAATCGAGAAGATATAGAAGAATTTACTTAAATGTACGAAATCAAGCTCTTTCTTAAAGCGCACTGATGTCACTCTCCTTTACCCCAAATTGCTTCGGCTTCTTGAGTGCGCCGGCTTTAACCAGCACTGTCAGCAGCCAGTGGGCAAAATAAAGGTTTGTTACGATACTTAGTACAATTTCCACGATCAGAATCAGTGCGAAGCCTTTAACCGCACCCGTACCGAAGGCGAACATGACAGCCGCTACGATAATAGTGGTTACATTCGCATCCATAACTGTACGGAAGGAGGTCTTGTTCCCTGCTTTGACGGAAGACATAATGCCCTTCCCGCTGCGCATTTCTTCCCTGATCCGTTCATTGGTAATGATATTGGCATCGACGGCCATCCCTATACCGAGGATGAACGCGGCGATCCCGGGAAGGGTCAGTGTAAAGTCTGCCAGGACAAATACCAGAATCAGCAGCCAGGTGTGCAGGATCAGCGCAAAGCTGGCCAGTACGCCCGGAAGACGGTACATAAGCAGCATGAAGATCAAAATAATCACAGAACCGACAATCCCGGCTCTGACGGTCTCATCCAAGGATTGCTTACCCAGTGTAGCCCCTACGCTCTGGGAATATTTCTCTGTCAGCTTCAGCGGCAAAGCACCGAGGTTGATGGTATCGGCAATCTCACGGGCTTCATCCAGTGTATATCCCCCGGAAATCGAAGCCTTACCATCGGTCAGGACAGCTCGTACCGTGGGAGGCGAAGATAACAGATTCTCATCCAGATAGATGGCGAGTTCCTTACCCAGCAGGCGCTCGGTAATCTCTGCGAATTTCTTCTTGTCTTTGATGGAGATGCTGATTTCGGGCCGGTTCAGTTGATCGCGCTGAACCTCTGCCGCACCTTCAACAAAGTCACTGCCTACAAGCTCAATCTTGCTGTATACCCCGGGAGCATCCCCTTCATTGGCACTGCGGAAGGTCAGAACTGCGGGTTCTTTCATTTTTTTGCGGACCTCTGCTTCGTCCGTCACACCTGCGATCTTCAGACGGATGCGGTCCGTACCTTCGGTGGTCACCTCAGGCTCGCTGGTTCCGAGTGCATTCGCCCGCTTCTCGAGGCTCTCTGCAGTCTTCTGCAGTGAAGCGCGGGTCAGAGTTCCTCCCGTATCCATTGGCTCGGCGTGGTACAGAATTTCGAATCCGCCCTTGAGGTCAAGACCCAGACGGACTCTGTCCAGCAGCCCGGGAGTAGTAAATACCATGACGCCGGTTAGAACGACCACGGTAATGATAAAGCTCATCATTCTCTTCATGCTCTAGCTAGTTCCCCTTTCATTACATCAATATTCCTATTATAGCTACGTGCGAAATGACCGTCAATTCAGAAGGAATGACGGTGTCTTGATTCACACAAAGAAACGGCAGGTTCTGCTGCAAAGCGAAGATACCTCCGTTTGATAGGACAAGTCTGAACACTCTTTACTTACTTTACTGCTTCCCGTACCCGTTTGCAAAAGAAAATCGTTCCTTTTGACAAATCCCCCCGTTAATTCAATCCCCGGTAGGCCGCCAAGGTCAGATAAGTCATATAACTGCCTGACTTGAGTGAATAAATGTCATTGACCAGCCTGTGCAGGGGAGGTCTTCCCTCCTTGGCATAATTGCGGCTGATGCAATCCCAAATATCCTTACCGGTCACATATTCATAGCCGAGGAGCCGGAATTCCTCCGCTTTGCTGATGCACATGGCTTCGATATCTTCACTAAGCTCGTCATATCTCCATTGTTCCGATTCCACGTGCAGGCACCTCCAAAGATTCCTCAATTACGTATGCTCAGTGGTACGTATTCGACCCTGCGCTCACACTTTCCTGCTTAAGACCAAAAAACTTGTCTACAGAATGCTTGTCATGCAGCGCACCTGTACCCGCATATCCTTATACAAGCCTGGCTTGGTTATGGCGGTAATTCACCTGCAGTTTCATCTCATATGTAGGAAGAAGGAGTGCCCTGTGAGGAAACAGACCTTTATACAAGGAACGATCATCCTGCTGCTCGCCGGTATCATTAACCGGATGCTTGGCTTCATTCCCCGGATTGCCCTGCCCCGGATCATCGGCGCTGAGGGAGTGGGTCTGTATCAGCTCGGATACCCGTTTTTCATTGTGCTCATTACGGTAATTACGGGGGGAATCCCGCTGGCGATTGCCAAGCTGGTTGCCGAAGCCGAAGGGGAGAACCGCCCGGAGCAGTCGCGCAAAATCCTGCAAACCGGCCTCGCTCTCAGCCTGTCGCTGGGCATTGTGTTCACCTTCGTCGCCCTGTTCAGCGCCTCCTGGGTATCCAGCGTTCTTCTGACGGACCAGCGTGTCTATTATACCTTCGTCAGCATGACCCCCATGATTGCCATCGTCGCCGTTTCATCCATCTACCGGGGATACTTTCAAGGCAGGCAGAACATGATTCCCTCGGCCTTCTCCTCCGTGCTGGAATCGGTCATCCGGATCTTCTTCATGCTGTGGTTCTCCTGGATGCTGCTGCCGAAGGGCATCGCCTTTGCAGCTGCGGGTGCGATGCTTGGCGTGACTGTGGGGGAGATCGCCGGAATGCTGGCCCTGCTGGGGCAATATTATTTTAACGACAAAAAAGACAGGTCTGAACTCCCGCCTATCGTAGATACTATGGTTCAGGATACGCAGGGCAGTGCCGGACGCGAACCCGCGCAGACGACTACACCTGTCTTTAAGCGTCTCATCGGCATTTCAATACCGGTAACTGCCGGACGGCTGATCGGCTCATTCTCTTACCTTCTGGAATCGATTATTACCGTGCGCAGCCTCGCGCTTGCCGGAATCGCAGCCGCCGCCGCAACCGCACAATATGGTTCCTTGCAGGGAATGGTGATTCCGCTGCTGCTGCTGCCGGGTGTGCTCAGCTCCTCGCTGGCCGTCTCCCTTGTCCCTTCCTTATCCGAGGCCGCAGCCCGCAACGATTTGCCCACGATTCACAAAAGAATGCACCAGGCCCTGCGGCTCGCCATGGTGACCGGTGCCCCGTTTGCTGCTGTTATGTATATTCTTGCCGTACCGCTCTGTACGCTAATGTACGGCAATGCAGCGGATACGGCCCCTATGCTTAGGATGATGGCCCCGTTCGCTGTGTTTCTCTATGTCCAGGCCCCGCTGCAGGCTGCCCTTCAGGCCATGGACCGGCCGGGTAAGGCACTGATCAATACGCTGATAGGAGCCGTTGTCAAAATCCTGCTGATTCTCCTGCTGGCCTCCCGGCCCGAGTACGGCATTCTGGGCGCCATCATCGCCATTATGGTCAACAGCTTACTTGTCACGCTTCTGCACGGCTACAGTGTAGTCAAGCTCACCGCCATGTCCTTGCGCTGGTCGGACCCGCTCAAAATCCTGGCCGCTACGGTCATCATGGCCGCCGGGATGTCGTATGTGTATACGTCCGTTCCGATCTCCCCGTCGCAGTGGATACAATTCTTAGCCGCTGCCTTCTGCGGCATGGCCATCTATCTGAGCATCTGCCTGTTATCCGGGCTGATCTCCAGGCGTGACCTGGAGCGTGTGCCCTTTTTCAGACGCTGGCGCAGTTAGGTTTGCTTCCCCTTATCCGGGCTAATCGGGGCAATGTAGAGCTCTCCCTTATGATCCACGGAGCACAGGAAAACATCCCGGAAATCAGAGACACCCTTCTGCCGGATCTGGGTTCTAAGCCAGAACCGGTTCTTGCCGATCATCTCAAGATTGCCATCCTGCACCTTCCCGTCCATAATCAGCGGAATCGGCAGTCCTTCATAACGGATCTTATGCTTCGGCAGCTTCACAGAAGCAGAGTCACCGCCGGATGATTCAGCATTGCCGGAGTCCTTCTGGCTATCGCTGTTCTTCTCCTTCCGCTCTGCGCCGGAGCTGCTGTTGCCCGACTGATTGGATGAAGTGACATTCTGGTTCTTCTCGATCACCGTTAACTGCCCGCTTGTCTCCAGGATAGCGAACTCCACATCTGCCGGACTGACAATATTCTGCCCGCGGAGCTGCAGCAGCAGATCATCAATATTATACCGCTGCCGGCGCATTTCGCCCCGGTGAATCTTCCCGTCCGAGATCAGAATGCTGGGTCTGCCATCCACCATTAAGCGCAGCTTCCGGCTCTTCAGGCTGAGCTGTGCGACGATAACCTGAATCAGCACCAGAGTCGCCATAGGAACGACACCATCATAGATGGGGCGCTCGATATCCTCAATTACAAAGACACCAATCTCGGCAATCATGATGGAAATGGTCAGGTCAAATACAGACAGCTTACCGATTTCACGTTTGCCCATGATGCGCATGCTCAGGAAAATGAAGATATACATCAGCACGGTCAGAAAGATATGGATCGTAATATGCTGGAACATATTCTCTTCGCTCCCCTTCCGCTACTCCCCCATACTGGCGGATTAATGTACCCCTATTCTGACCTGACCGTAAAGGGAACATTCGGAAAGCTGCTGCTTAATTACTGGTAAAAGTCATACCGCCTATTCTTGTACTATTGGGGCAAGCCTCCCCATACAATAATTAGTATCCGGTTAACAAACTTTTAGGGGGTTTTACCATGTCTGTAATCAGGCGTCTATTCTCATGGAAAATATCTAGTCCGGTATTATCGGGTTTAATCCGCTCGTTCCTGTGGATGATGCTGGGTGCGTTCATCCTCTCCCTCCTGCTCTGGGGCAGTGGACTGCAGGAACAGGATCTCACCATGTACACCTACATTGTGCACGGCGTCGCTGCCGCATTCGGAGGCTTGACCGCAGGCAGCAGGGCCCTCCGCAAAGGCTGGTACCAGGGCGCACTCACCGGCTTGCTATACGGACTGGCTGTGCTGCTGATTGGATTTCTGGCTCTTGACAGTTCGCCGGGGGGAATAGACTTCCTGTGGGTTCTGGCGGCTGCAGGCATTAGCGCACTTGGAGGAATGTTTGGAGTTAATTTACAGAAATCCTAATTAATATAATTTTCGAAAATTGAAACCTTCCCTTGAAAATATGGTACACTACCTATGTCTGACTTCATATGAGCGATTATCAAGGAGGCTTCGAATGCTTTGCTGTACCAATCCATGAATCTTGTAGTAGTATATACCGTTGCCATTGTTGTGATCTTAATCTGGATCGGCGCACGGCGCAATCCGCTGATGGCCTTAGTTGAAAT is part of the Paenibacillus sp. FSL M7-0420 genome and harbors:
- a CDS encoding adenine phosphoribosyltransferase, whose translation is MDFKNNIRVIPDFPQAGISFKDITTLLKDGAAYRAAIDELKALVAHLEIDVIAGPEARGFVVGAPLAYALGVGFVPIRKSGKLPYETIEVGYDLEYGKDTLAVHTDAIKPGQKVLIADDLLATGGTIATSVNLVEQLGGQVVGAAFLIELTALAGRDKLSDIEVVTLLTYED
- the recJ gene encoding single-stranded-DNA-specific exonuclease RecJ, whose product is MLHSKTSWQSPAADSERISELARSLSISPLLSSLLVQRGLDTADKARVFMDSGAEDRHDPFLLKGMAEAVPRIQKALQEEEHILVYGDYDADGVSSTALMIYLLRHLGASFDIYIPHRSNEGYGLHNHALDWAVQQGVSLVITVDTGISAYHQIAYASELGIDVIVTDHHEPPELLPEAYALINPKLPDCPYPFKGLAGVGVAYKLAEALLGSEVPEEWCEIAAIGTVADLMPLLGENRSLVRRGLSSMRNSSFPGIRALLAVGGIAMNTVSAVNIAFGMAPRINASGRLDHAGRAVTLLTTEDAAEAEHFAGELDLLNKERQLVVERIVTEATVKLEERISRSGLPDIIVLADQGWNVGVVGIVASKLLERYYRPVIILDIHPETGMCKGSARSIPGLDIYAALSSCAGLMDHFGGHPAAAGMSVPQDKLEAFDAALNSYAASVLTPEDFVAVTAADGEVSIADLTLQAALELERLAPFGMANPLPRFILRGAVVKETRKMGQEGKHLKLVLQQDKLTIEAVAFGKGPLAELLPDGTAVDVLAELSVNEWNGSRKPQLMLQDLAVPKAQLFDLRGAADAVKQAAHLQELLRTYSGSSPDRSAAVFQNSRTTPLRDLKGMSLWVYDEAAGITAVHQPEGTRDEEGLSLLCVLDMPESPEQLEALFTAFPGAENIALLHSIRDGRDRLQVPTRDHFKSLYQWIAAIAAAPTPEHEVLLRLSRQSALGMRMVSRMLDVFAELDFIERSGGTITFVPQPAAKSLSTSEHFVRLGKTAEMEQYFMEGSRSELQEFMLSRRLGAS
- a CDS encoding cation diffusion facilitator family transporter, giving the protein MNDKPLPRKQTVAWTGILSDVLLALAKGSIGYLSGSKALLGDAIYSGADAAARLAGVIPWNLKQSHKAEGSAERGRAAQGSKEPMAAILFSVLIIMGGLQVAFSAIRDLTRGHLSAPGQSALAAVLLCIVFKEAVFQYQYRYFKKKGDGSHAAYADSHRFSLYTSITVFIGIALAMTGGYLDWHPLLYMDPIAALLTGCLILRKGYSLITSSVYSKKIQELPSEEAASFIETVQRVHGVIRVEQLRALEEGSYVNLHVKISVNPRISVMEAQDISECARKLLQHRFVHVGEVHMDVVPYDPGYPYKSNHELADNDIPTLLQ
- the secF gene encoding protein translocase subunit SecF yields the protein MRFKKELDFVHLSKFFYIFSIALTVAGLVFLATFGLNYSVDFKAGSNVDVALSKSVTLAELQPALKGAGIEHEPTVTIGDKRVNIRYDQELSDAQSETLKQSINKIDDKASFEINTVDTEMAKELARNAIYSVLLSSIGIIIYVSIRFEWRFALASIVALLHDAFMVVAVFSIFRLEVDITFIVAVLTIIGYSINDTIVIFDRIRENLRFGKQKSYEDLKHLVNKSVMQTLMRSLYTAFTVFIAAFFLLIMGGESIRMFSLAMVIGLLFGAYSSIFIASPLWLLLKKNQKPAAKTPAKA
- the secD gene encoding protein translocase subunit SecD — its product is MKRMMSFIITVVVLTGVMVFTTPGLLDRVRLGLDLKGGFEILYHAEPMDTGGTLTRASLQKTAESLEKRANALGTSEPEVTTEGTDRIRLKIAGVTDEAEVRKKMKEPAVLTFRSANEGDAPGVYSKIELVGSDFVEGAAEVQRDQLNRPEISISIKDKKKFAEITERLLGKELAIYLDENLLSSPPTVRAVLTDGKASISGGYTLDEAREIADTINLGALPLKLTEKYSQSVGATLGKQSLDETVRAGIVGSVIILIFMLLMYRLPGVLASFALILHTWLLILVFVLADFTLTLPGIAAFILGIGMAVDANIITNERIREEMRSGKGIMSSVKAGNKTSFRTVMDANVTTIIVAAVMFAFGTGAVKGFALILIVEIVLSIVTNLYFAHWLLTVLVKAGALKKPKQFGVKESDISAL
- a CDS encoding post-transcriptional regulator, yielding MESEQWRYDELSEDIEAMCISKAEEFRLLGYEYVTGKDIWDCISRNYAKEGRPPLHRLVNDIYSLKSGSYMTYLTLAAYRGLN
- the spoVB gene encoding stage V sporulation protein B, with the translated sequence MRKQTFIQGTIILLLAGIINRMLGFIPRIALPRIIGAEGVGLYQLGYPFFIVLITVITGGIPLAIAKLVAEAEGENRPEQSRKILQTGLALSLSLGIVFTFVALFSASWVSSVLLTDQRVYYTFVSMTPMIAIVAVSSIYRGYFQGRQNMIPSAFSSVLESVIRIFFMLWFSWMLLPKGIAFAAAGAMLGVTVGEIAGMLALLGQYYFNDKKDRSELPPIVDTMVQDTQGSAGREPAQTTTPVFKRLIGISIPVTAGRLIGSFSYLLESIITVRSLALAGIAAAAATAQYGSLQGMVIPLLLLPGVLSSSLAVSLVPSLSEAAARNDLPTIHKRMHQALRLAMVTGAPFAAVMYILAVPLCTLMYGNAADTAPMLRMMAPFAVFLYVQAPLQAALQAMDRPGKALINTLIGAVVKILLILLLASRPEYGILGAIIAIMVNSLLVTLLHGYSVVKLTAMSLRWSDPLKILAATVIMAAGMSYVYTSVPISPSQWIQFLAAAFCGMAIYLSICLLSGLISRRDLERVPFFRRWRS
- a CDS encoding DUF421 domain-containing protein; protein product: MFQHITIHIFLTVLMYIFIFLSMRIMGKREIGKLSVFDLTISIMIAEIGVFVIEDIERPIYDGVVPMATLVLIQVIVAQLSLKSRKLRLMVDGRPSILISDGKIHRGEMRRQRYNIDDLLLQLRGQNIVSPADVEFAILETSGQLTVIEKNQNVTSSNQSGNSSSGAERKEKNSDSQKDSGNAESSGGDSASVKLPKHKIRYEGLPIPLIMDGKVQDGNLEMIGKNRFWLRTQIRQKGVSDFRDVFLCSVDHKGELYIAPISPDKGKQT
- a CDS encoding TIGR04086 family membrane protein, translating into MSVIRRLFSWKISSPVLSGLIRSFLWMMLGAFILSLLLWGSGLQEQDLTMYTYIVHGVAAAFGGLTAGSRALRKGWYQGALTGLLYGLAVLLIGFLALDSSPGGIDFLWVLAAAGISALGGMFGVNLQKS